One genomic window of Candidatus Pseudobacter hemicellulosilyticus includes the following:
- a CDS encoding aldo/keto reductase, giving the protein MNRILGKNGPPVSAVGLGCMGMSGAYGQSDEKEAIATIGRAIDSGHNFLDTADYYNVGHNEELIGKAIKGRREKAFLSVKTGQLVTAGPGSAMAPGAVNASPAYLKNAVMYSLRRLGTDYIDLYTPARVDPTIPIEETMGALADLVQKGVIRYIGLSEASADSICRAAAVHPVTALQIEYSLWSRDIEAEVLPTLRGLGTGLVAYAPLSRGFLSGAFRKPEDIKDSRAHMPRYQGENFYKNLELVEKIRALASDKGCTPAQLAIAWVLAQGADIITIPGSKRIQHLEENMAAENIRLTEAELQAIEAIMPAGVVAGARYPERFLGALNR; this is encoded by the coding sequence GGCATGTCGGGCGCCTACGGTCAATCGGATGAAAAAGAAGCGATCGCAACCATTGGGCGGGCAATAGATAGTGGTCATAATTTTCTGGATACGGCGGATTACTATAATGTGGGCCATAATGAAGAGCTGATCGGCAAGGCCATCAAAGGCAGACGGGAGAAAGCTTTTCTCTCTGTGAAGACTGGTCAGCTGGTAACGGCGGGTCCTGGTAGCGCGATGGCGCCGGGTGCCGTAAATGCAAGCCCGGCCTACCTGAAGAATGCCGTGATGTATAGTCTCCGCCGCCTTGGCACGGATTATATAGATCTGTACACACCCGCCAGGGTGGATCCAACTATTCCGATAGAAGAAACGATGGGTGCATTGGCCGACCTGGTCCAGAAAGGGGTGATCCGGTATATAGGTTTGTCGGAGGCATCGGCTGACAGCATCTGCAGGGCGGCGGCTGTACATCCTGTAACGGCGCTGCAAATAGAGTATTCTTTGTGGAGCCGGGATATTGAAGCAGAAGTGTTGCCCACCCTCCGTGGTTTGGGAACCGGGTTGGTGGCTTATGCTCCTTTAAGCCGGGGCTTTTTGAGCGGAGCGTTCCGGAAGCCTGAAGATATAAAAGACAGTCGTGCGCATATGCCAAGGTACCAGGGAGAGAACTTCTACAAAAATCTTGAGCTGGTAGAAAAGATCCGGGCGCTTGCATCGGACAAAGGCTGTACGCCGGCACAACTGGCCATTGCCTGGGTGCTGGCCCAGGGCGCCGATATTATTACGATCCCCGGCTCCAAACGTATCCAGCACCTGGAAGAAAATATGGCCGCAGAGAATATCCGGTTAACTGAAGCGGAACTGCAGGCTATTGAGGCCATTATGCCAGCCGGGGTGGTTGCCGGGGCCAGGTACCCGGAGCGGTTCCTGGGGGCGTTGAACAGGTGA
- a CDS encoding recombinase family protein: MPIVKQQHTKPLLETNFVVTLSRVSTKKQVDGLSLENQNKYYDEHAERTGKEIVARFGKTHESASTDERKEFKWMLEFVKKNNRQNVAKKISEIWVYMTDRFSRTGVGGMGIAEELREKYGVALYSLAQPTNVKEESGVFSQNMQFLMSNYENKLRRKRMIDGMTAKFEKGEWVTKPPQGYSVIKNKKERKIVVNEEGKKIRQAFIWKAEGMKNDEIIKRLRAMGLKMYKQQLTKIFKKPFYCGLINHGLLDGRIVQGNHEPMISPELFLKVNEIYQNTTGYGVSHERENKYLPLKVYAKCKVCGQPFTGYARKKKTKKTILVNYYYKCRTTGCRCNKNADSLHLVFKDLLAKYKVKDNLIPVVYYKLANAYNEASKASVEQVPLLKAQLTEIEKKLENIEEKYYALGQMSRETFEKFQMKYQTERSEISKLLAESAASISTLNEQVHEAVQYCSKVFQIWDSSEIGVKDLLQKLIFPEGIEYNRENDTFRPLKTNFIFELISRQIRVSDENKKGINHTFDDLSPAAEREGFEPPDL, translated from the coding sequence TTGCCCATAGTTAAGCAACAACACACCAAACCACTACTGGAAACTAATTTTGTTGTAACTCTTTCCAGAGTATCCACAAAAAAGCAGGTCGATGGATTGAGCCTCGAAAATCAAAACAAGTATTATGACGAACATGCAGAAAGAACCGGAAAGGAAATAGTTGCCCGGTTTGGTAAAACACATGAAAGTGCTAGTACAGATGAAAGAAAGGAATTTAAGTGGATGCTTGAATTTGTGAAGAAGAATAATAGACAGAATGTAGCTAAAAAGATTAGTGAGATTTGGGTTTATATGACTGACAGATTTAGCCGTACAGGTGTCGGGGGTATGGGTATTGCCGAAGAATTGAGGGAGAAATATGGTGTAGCCCTTTACTCCCTGGCTCAACCTACCAATGTTAAAGAGGAAAGCGGTGTGTTTAGTCAGAATATGCAATTCTTAATGAGTAACTATGAGAACAAACTTAGGCGTAAAAGAATGATTGACGGTATGACTGCCAAGTTTGAAAAAGGAGAATGGGTAACAAAGCCTCCCCAGGGATATTCTGTGATAAAAAATAAAAAGGAAAGAAAGATTGTAGTTAACGAGGAAGGGAAGAAGATTAGGCAGGCTTTTATATGGAAGGCAGAGGGAATGAAAAATGACGAGATAATCAAAAGGCTCAGAGCAATGGGTTTGAAAATGTACAAGCAACAACTAACCAAAATATTCAAAAAGCCTTTTTATTGTGGGCTAATCAATCACGGGCTACTTGATGGCAGAATAGTTCAGGGCAATCACGAGCCTATGATTAGCCCTGAACTATTCCTTAAAGTGAATGAAATTTACCAGAACACCACAGGTTATGGTGTGTCACATGAAAGAGAAAATAAATACCTGCCCTTAAAGGTGTATGCAAAATGCAAAGTTTGTGGACAACCTTTCACGGGATATGCCCGTAAGAAAAAGACTAAAAAAACAATTCTTGTCAACTACTATTATAAATGCCGAACTACTGGATGCAGATGCAATAAAAACGCTGATAGTTTGCATTTGGTATTTAAAGACCTATTGGCGAAATATAAGGTAAAGGATAACCTGATTCCGGTAGTATATTACAAATTGGCTAATGCCTACAATGAAGCAAGTAAGGCCAGTGTTGAACAGGTGCCATTATTGAAAGCACAATTGACCGAAATAGAAAAGAAGCTGGAAAATATTGAAGAAAAATATTACGCGCTAGGGCAAATGAGCCGGGAAACCTTTGAAAAGTTCCAGATGAAATACCAAACTGAAAGATCGGAAATTAGTAAGCTATTGGCTGAATCAGCAGCAAGCATTTCGACACTTAATGAACAGGTTCACGAGGCTGTTCAATATTGCAGCAAAGTCTTTCAGATATGGGATTCCAGCGAAATAGGTGTAAAGGATTTGCTTCAAAAACTGATATTTCCAGAGGGAATTGAATACAATCGGGAAAATGATACATTTCGACCCCTTAAAACAAATTTCATTTTTGAGCTAATCTCGCGCCAGATAAGGGTTTCAGACGAAAATAAAAAGGGGATAAACCATACTTTTGATGATTTATCCCCTGCTGCGGAGAGAGAGGGATTCGAACCCCCGGACCTTTAA